Part of the Nitrospirota bacterium genome, ATCTAAATACCTCGTATTCTTTATGGTCATAGCAGTAACATTGGAATTCCTTGACCTTGTCTTCAGAGGCTATACGGCAGTCAAGCACTGGGACATATTAAGGACAGTGATATACGAAAGGGATTTCTTCAATATATTCATACTTCAGTACGGCATCGGAAATCTCATTCCCCTTGTAATGCTGATTATGCCGGGGCTTACTAAGAGGAGGGCAATTATAGCACTAATCCTGATTCTCATCGGTGTGTTTATGATGAGGTGGAATGTAGTTGTCGGAGGACAGTCCTTCTCGCTTACACTTTCAGGATATATGCACTATAAGATACCCATTATCCCCCAGAACTTTGAGACCTATAAGGAGGGAATCATTGGAGCACTCACGATTATCTCGCTTCCATTTATCTTCCTCTGGATTTTAAGTAAGGTAATCCCTCTTACAAAGGAAGAGTAGGAGTGCAAAATTCTATTACAATTGCAGGTTGCATAGATTGAGCTTGACAAAGATTTTACTCCTGCTATGCTTTTATAAAGGCGGTTGGTATGGAGAGAATCAAAATCCTTGTAATAGATGACGAGCAGACGATTGTGAACTCGTTTATTCATTATTTCTCCAAAAGGAGCTATGAAATCACAGGTATTACCTCATCCGAGGATGCATTGGTTTTCATTGCTCAGGAGCCATTTGATGTTATAATCACAGACCTTCACATGAGCCCTGTAACTGGCTTTGAACTCATAGATGTCGTAAGAAGGGTAAACCCAAAGGCACTTCTTATAGTCATGTCAGGCAGGTATGGAGCAGAAGATGTAAAGGGCTTGAATATAGATTATTTTTTTGAAAAGCCATTCGTTTTCAAGAAGATCGAAACCTGCATAAAAGAGAGATTTGTTTTAAGCAAAAGTGCATGAATTAAAAATGTGTGTCAAATTAAATCCTCGATTGCTTTCTTCATATCCTCTGGAAGAGGGCTTTTGAATTCCATATACTGTCCTATAATTGGATGGACAAACCCTAAGAGCCCTGAATGAAGCATCTGTCGTGAAAACCTCACTCCATTCAGTACTGTCTTTTTCCCATATGTTTTGTCTCCTAAAACAGGATTGCCTATAGAGGCAAAATGAACCCTTATCTGGTGTGTCCTTCCTGTAAGGAGCTTTATATTTAAGAGTGTTGCCGACCGAAACCTTTCTATAACAGCCCACTCGGTTTGTGCTTTTTTTAGGCTTTTTGCCTTTGTTGACATTTTTTTTCTGTCAGAAGGCGAGCGGCCTATGCCTGATGAAATCCTTCCTCGTGGTTCTTTAAGTTTTCCATAAACGAGGGCAATGTATTGCTTGTTAATCGTTTTGTTTTTGAACTGCTCGATGAGACCATAGTAGGCATCATCCCTAAGTGCAACTACCATGACCCCTGAGGTATCCTTATCAAGCCTGTGCACAACCCCGGGCCTTAGGGGGCCACCAACTGCCTCAAGGCTTCCAATGTGAAAGGCAAGGGCATTCATGAGTGTGCCTTTTTCATGGCCTACTGCAGGATAAACGACCATACCCTGTGGCTTATCGACCACTGCGAGGAATTCATCCCTATAAAATATATTGACAGGAATATTCTCAGGGATGAGCGTGGGGGGCGGTTTCTCAGGTATGGTTATTTGTAAAATAGCATTGGCTTTTGCCCTGTAATCGGGCTTTAAAGTTTTTCCGTCAAGTGTGACCATGCCTTTGTCTATGAGCAGGTGAACCTGTGACCTGCTGATGCCTGTTTTTTCAGAGACTAATTTATCTATGCGTTTGCCTGAGTCTTCTTCGGAAACCCTGATGAGCATTTCTTCTTTATCCCTGTTACATATCTCTATGGGTGACATTGACGCTCAGGGATTTCCCTTTCAAGATAGAAGAAATGCTGTCCACTATAACGGGTGAGCGGTGTCTTCCGCCTGTGCATCCGATGCCTATTGTGAGATAGGTCCTTCCTTCTTTTATATAAAGGGGTATAAGGAAATCGAGGAGGTTTAAAAGCCTTTTTATAAATTCTTCTGTTTCGCTCCTCTGAAGGACAAAGTCCATAACTTCAGAATCACTGCCTTTGAGGTCCTTGAGCTCTGGCACAAAATAGGGGTTTGGAATAAACCTGACATCTAATAGAAGGTCAATATTGCTTGGAACTCCAAATTTATACCCAAACGATATGAAGGTAACTGTCATAATACCTTCTTCATTTGTCTTGCCAAACAGGGATGTTATGAGGTGTCTTAGCTGGTGCGGTGTGTACGAAGAGGTATCCAGTATTCTGTCGGATACATTTCTAAGGGGCTGAAGGAGTTTTATCTCTGCCTCTATCGCATCTTCAATGCCTTTCCCCTCTATGTAGAGGGGATGGGGTCTTCTGGTCTCCTTGAACCTCCTTATGAGCACATCTATTTCTGCCTCGAGGTAAACGACAGAGATACTGTATTTCTGTCTGAGGCTTGAAAGTATGGATTCCACTTCGTGAAGGAACTCCTTTTCCCTGACATCGATACTGACTGCTATTTTCCTTATGGCAGTTTTAGATGTCTCTATGTTTGCAAATGAATCGATCATCTGTGGCGGAAGGTTGTCAACCGAGATAAAGCTGCTGTCTTCGAGTGCCCTGAGTGCAATTGTCTTTCCAGAGCCTGACAGACCCGTTATGATGACAATTGTGGGTTTCACGGATGTGTTTTATTTTATCGGCTCTATGAGCCCTAAATTTCCATCCGTTCTCTTATAGAGGACATTTATATCTCCGCTCTGGTCATTCGTAAAAACGAAGAAGTCCTTATCGAGAAGCTCCATCTGCATAGCGGCTTCATCAGGGCTCATGGGCTTCATATCGAACTGTTTTCTCTTTATAATCTTTGGGGATTCGGGAGAAACCGGAATGCTTGCGGATGTCCTGCCTTTATCTATCTTTCTATGAGAGACCATTTTTTCCTTAAATTTTTTGACCTGCCTTTCAAGCTTCTCGATGACCTCATCGATTGCCGAATATATCTCGCCTGTAATTCCCTCTGCCTGTATCATCACTCCGTTTGCCTTTAGAAGTACCTCGGCCTTGTGCCTGTATTTCTGAACGCTCAGCGTTACGACTGCCTCGGTAATATTTGAAAGATACCTTTCGAATTTTTTTACCTTTTCTTCTGCATAGTCTTTAAGAACCGATGTTACTTCAATCTGCCTTCCGACAACGACTATGTTCATTTTGCCTCCTCATGTTTGATTGAGTTTTTTCTCTGCACCTGAGATACAATCTTAAGCTCATCCCTGTATTTTGCAACAGTCCTTCTTGCCATCGTTATGCTTTGCTGTTTGAGGAGCTCTACTATCTTCTGGTCGCTTAAAGGTTTTTTATAAGACTCCTCGGAGATTATCTTCCTGATTAATTCTTTAACGGCAGTCGAAGAGACCTTTCCTGTGTCTGAATTTATGCCTGTGCTGAAGAAGAATCTAAAACCAAGTATGCCATGACTGCATGAGAGGTATTTGTTTGCAGTTGTCCTGCTTATGGTGCTTTCGTGCATTCCAATGTCTTCGGCAACATCCCTGAGGTTCATTGGCTTAAGCAAAGATGAGCCGGCATCGAAGAAGCCTTTCTGGAATTTAAGGATGCTTTCGGTAACCCTATAAATGGTCTTATTTCTGTGGTCAAGGCTTTTCATTAGCCATGTGGCAGAGCGGAGTTTTTCCTCCAGATACTGCCTGTCTTCTTTTGGAAGGGAGTTTTTGTGTAAAAGCAGTTTCCTGTAGAAGTTGTTGATTCTCAAGCCGGGCATGCCCTCGTCGTTTAAGGTTATTCTGTAGCCATCTTCGGTTTTTGTAACAAACACATCCGGGGTGATATAAGCAGGAGGCTCGCTTGCGAAATTTCTGCCTGGTTTTGGCTCAAGGGACGAGATGACCTTTACTGCCTCGATGACAAGGTCAATAGAGCAGGCATAATGCTTTGCAATATTAGCGTATCGTTTTTTTTCGAGGTCTTCAAGGTTATGTAAAACGATGCTTTCTGCAAGGCTTCCTTCAAGGTTAAGGGATTTAAGCTGTATGAGCAAACACTCCCTCATGTCCATTGCACCGATGCCAAGTGGGTCGAATGTCTGTATGAGTCTAATGGCATCGGTTGCCTTATCCTGGCTACAATTAGCCGTTTTTGCTATATCTTCAACCGATGCTCTTAGATAGCCGTTTTCATCTATATTGCCTATAACATACTGACCTATGTCTTTAATATCATCCAATGCACCCGAGAACTTTAACTGCCAGAGAAGGTGCTCATAGAGGTCTGGGGGTTTGCTTACAAACTGCTCTACAGGAGGTAAAAGGACAGTGCCAGGGGTAAAATATCCAAGGTCTCTTCCATCGAGCCCTCTTTCCTCGAAGTAGTCGTCCACAGAAGAAGAGGAAAGGCTCATCATCTTCTCGAGGGGCATCTCTGTATCTTCTTCTGTTTCGTTTGCCTCTGTCGTGTCTGCCTCGGATAACCCTTCGGTAGTTTCTCCGGATGGTTCTTCAACGGTTTCTTCAAGAAACGGGTTTTCTACAAGCTCATTTGAGATGGTAAGGGAAAGCTCAAGCTGGGGCATCTGAAGAAGCTTTATTGCCTGTTGAAGCTGTGGCGTTAGTATAAGCTTCTGAAGGAGTTTTAGTTCCAGCTTATGTTCGAGTGCCATTAAAGTTTGAACTCCTCTCCAAGGTATATGTCTTTCACCCTATGGCTTGAAACTATTTTTTCGGGTAGACCTTCCTCGAGGATTTCTCCATGGCTAAGGATATATGCCCTGTCGGTTATCGAAAGGGTTTCCCTTACATTGTGGTCGGTTATAAGCACTCCAAGTCCCCTGTCCTTAAGATATTTTAACATCTTTTTAAGCTCTATGATTGCAATCGGGTCGATTCCTGCAAATGGCTCGTCAAAAAGAATGAACTTTGGCTCGATTGCAATAGACCGTGCTATCTCAGCCCTTCGCCTTTCACCGCCTGAGAGCCTGAAGCTGTCCCTCTCGGCAAATTCCCTGAGGTTAAACTCATCGAGGAGGTGCTCTATGCGGATTTTAATCTCATCCTCAGACAATCCCTTTATTTCCAGAACTGCCCTCAGGTTGTCTCTGACAGTGAGCTTTCTGAATATAGAGGGCTCCTGTGGAAGATAGCTTATACCCATCTCTGCCCTCTTATACATTGGTAGATGTCCTATGCCCTCACCATCAAGCGTAATTGAGCCTTCGTCAGGCTTTAGCATTCCGACAATCATGTAAAATGTGGTTGTCTTGCCTGCACCATTAGGGCCAAGAAGCCCCACTATCTCGCCTGAGCCGATACCGAGGTTGACGCCATCGACCACTAATTTACCGCTATATCTCTTGGATAGTTTCTCTACGGCAAGTGTATGCACCTTATTCCTTCTGTCTCAGGATTACCCTGCTGTCTTCTATTAAATAGCGGTTCTCTTTAATCATATAAATTATCTTTGAGCCTGTAACCACATTTTCGCCTTCAACGGCCTTTGGCTCGCCTGTAAGAACTATCTTTTCCTCGCCTGCAATGAATACTGCCTTGTTTGAGGTTACGACCTTTTGTCCCCTTATAAGCCTTACATTACCATCTGCCTCTATCTTATCTACTTTTCCATCGCTCGAATAAAAGACGAGCATTCGGTCGGAGTGCATTATTATGTCATCGGTCCTTGCAACCACAGAGCCTTCAAATAGTGCCTTGAAGGTGTCCGCAGAAAGAGTAGAGGAGGTTATCACAATCGGGCCTTTATCCTCTCCAAAGAGCCTTTCTTGAGCAGGGGACTCTCCTCTGAGAAAGATAAGACTCAGGATTATAAATATGACTCTAAAAAAATTCTGCCGTGACATCTTTAAGTATCCATTTATCGTGTGTAGCCTTAAGCCCTTTGCCCTGTATCTTTAACCTCTTACCCTCAAGCACAACTGTGTCTTCCGTAAGGAGCTCATGCCCTGCTTGAAGCTTAATAGACTCTGTCTTTATTACATAGTCCTTTGTCCATGCCTTTATATCGCCTTTCATGCTGAGGTCTTTGCTTTCCATGTCATAAGTGCCACGCTCTCCTGATACCTCTATGTCCCTGTCAGGAAGGGTTACCTTAACCTCCCTGAGATAGGCAAATTCTTCATCCTCCGAAAGCAGTGCCGACTTTGAGCTGAGTGACCACCGGAGGGTGCCACCTTCTCTGTGTGCAATCCTTAGCCCTTCGATAAATGAGCCTGAGGGCCTTATGGCATCATTATTGCTATTTTCTTTTTTAAAAGCAATACCTATAAAGAAAACGACAAAGACGATGGCAATAAACAATGCCGAAGGCAATAAGATTTTCTTCATATAAAAATTTTATCATAGCAGGGATACTTAGTAAAGGGCATGTATGGGTTCAGGACATATGAGACAAGTTATACCCCCCTCACCCCAGCCCTCTCCCGCAAGGGGAGAGGGTAATTAAAAGGAAGCAAAAACCTGTCCTGTAAGGAAAAATGCGATTTGCTTTATCGACCCCTCCCTTGATGGGAGGGGTTAGGGGAGGGTGATTTAATTGACGCATTCAGTCTCACATGTATCTGAACCCTTACAGAAAGCGAATGGCCTTGTCAAGCCAATTTAGAAATGTCTTATTCTTGCCAGTTTAGAAAAAGGGGGGAATTAAAAGGGGTGCGTGAGATTCTGAAATGAATTCAGAATGACCCCTCACCCTAATCCTCTCCCGCAAGGGGAGAGGGAAAAGAAAACCATAGTTCATTTTTTGCTTGACAAATAGATTTCAATAGTTTATTATCTAACTATAGTTTATAGAAGGGTAAATATAGAAAAGGATTACACACACATACCCCTCTTAATAGAAAAGAGTAAAGCAAAAGTAAAGGAAAAGTAAACAAGTAAACATGGGAATCGTTAAAAATCAATGGGTTATGAGACACCCCCCCTCCCCAGTAAACTAAACTTAGGAAGGGAAAAGTAGAATGAACGCTTGAACACTCAAAAAGATGATAAAGCTATTGAATTAAAAGAGAAAATCCCTGAAAACAGAGCTAAAGAATGGACATATAAAAAAAGGAGGTGGAAACGAATGTAATGACAACAAAGGACTGGATTCCCCGAACAAGTCGGGGAATGACAAAAGGGGTGAGGCAATGGGGATGGCATGCATGAGTTAA contains:
- a CDS encoding response regulator, whose protein sequence is MERIKILVIDDEQTIVNSFIHYFSKRSYEITGITSSEDALVFIAQEPFDVIITDLHMSPVTGFELIDVVRRVNPKALLIVMSGRYGAEDVKGLNIDYFFEKPFVFKKIETCIKERFVLSKSA
- a CDS encoding RluA family pseudouridine synthase, translating into MSPIEICNRDKEEMLIRVSEEDSGKRIDKLVSEKTGISRSQVHLLIDKGMVTLDGKTLKPDYRAKANAILQITIPEKPPPTLIPENIPVNIFYRDEFLAVVDKPQGMVVYPAVGHEKGTLMNALAFHIGSLEAVGGPLRPGVVHRLDKDTSGVMVVALRDDAYYGLIEQFKNKTINKQYIALVYGKLKEPRGRISSGIGRSPSDRKKMSTKAKSLKKAQTEWAVIERFRSATLLNIKLLTGRTHQIRVHFASIGNPVLGDKTYGKKTVLNGVRFSRQMLHSGLLGFVHPIIGQYMEFKSPLPEDMKKAIEDLI
- the rapZ gene encoding RNase adapter RapZ → MKPTIVIITGLSGSGKTIALRALEDSSFISVDNLPPQMIDSFANIETSKTAIRKIAVSIDVREKEFLHEVESILSSLRQKYSISVVYLEAEIDVLIRRFKETRRPHPLYIEGKGIEDAIEAEIKLLQPLRNVSDRILDTSSYTPHQLRHLITSLFGKTNEEGIMTVTFISFGYKFGVPSNIDLLLDVRFIPNPYFVPELKDLKGSDSEVMDFVLQRSETEEFIKRLLNLLDFLIPLYIKEGRTYLTIGIGCTGGRHRSPVIVDSISSILKGKSLSVNVTHRDM
- the raiA gene encoding ribosome-associated translation inhibitor RaiA, whose product is MNIVVVGRQIEVTSVLKDYAEEKVKKFERYLSNITEAVVTLSVQKYRHKAEVLLKANGVMIQAEGITGEIYSAIDEVIEKLERQVKKFKEKMVSHRKIDKGRTSASIPVSPESPKIIKRKQFDMKPMSPDEAAMQMELLDKDFFVFTNDQSGDINVLYKRTDGNLGLIEPIK
- the rpoN gene encoding RNA polymerase factor sigma-54; translated protein: MALEHKLELKLLQKLILTPQLQQAIKLLQMPQLELSLTISNELVENPFLEETVEEPSGETTEGLSEADTTEANETEEDTEMPLEKMMSLSSSSVDDYFEERGLDGRDLGYFTPGTVLLPPVEQFVSKPPDLYEHLLWQLKFSGALDDIKDIGQYVIGNIDENGYLRASVEDIAKTANCSQDKATDAIRLIQTFDPLGIGAMDMRECLLIQLKSLNLEGSLAESIVLHNLEDLEKKRYANIAKHYACSIDLVIEAVKVISSLEPKPGRNFASEPPAYITPDVFVTKTEDGYRITLNDEGMPGLRINNFYRKLLLHKNSLPKEDRQYLEEKLRSATWLMKSLDHRNKTIYRVTESILKFQKGFFDAGSSLLKPMNLRDVAEDIGMHESTISRTTANKYLSCSHGILGFRFFFSTGINSDTGKVSSTAVKELIRKIISEESYKKPLSDQKIVELLKQQSITMARRTVAKYRDELKIVSQVQRKNSIKHEEAK
- the lptB gene encoding LPS export ABC transporter ATP-binding protein, with amino-acid sequence MHTLAVEKLSKRYSGKLVVDGVNLGIGSGEIVGLLGPNGAGKTTTFYMIVGMLKPDEGSITLDGEGIGHLPMYKRAEMGISYLPQEPSIFRKLTVRDNLRAVLEIKGLSEDEIKIRIEHLLDEFNLREFAERDSFRLSGGERRRAEIARSIAIEPKFILFDEPFAGIDPIAIIELKKMLKYLKDRGLGVLITDHNVRETLSITDRAYILSHGEILEEGLPEKIVSSHRVKDIYLGEEFKL
- the lptC gene encoding LPS export ABC transporter periplasmic protein LptC; the encoded protein is MKKILLPSALFIAIVFVVFFIGIAFKKENSNNDAIRPSGSFIEGLRIAHREGGTLRWSLSSKSALLSEDEEFAYLREVKVTLPDRDIEVSGERGTYDMESKDLSMKGDIKAWTKDYVIKTESIKLQAGHELLTEDTVVLEGKRLKIQGKGLKATHDKWILKDVTAEFF